Within Sorangiineae bacterium MSr11367, the genomic segment TCGCACCGCAACGCCGCCCGCAAGTCCGTGCGGGAGGGGGCGCTCACCAGGACGAGCTCCTCCTCGAAGATGGTCTCCTCCGTCAGATCGGGATGGTGCCTGGGGCCGACCACGAATGCCCCCTCCAGCTTGTACGCGAGGACGTCCTCGACGAGCCCCGCCGACGAGCCCGTGTGCAAGGTGAGATCGACCTCCGGGTAGCGCTTGCGGTAGCGAATGAGGACCGGCGACATGCGCACCGCCGCTGTCGTTTCCAACGTGCCGATGACCAAGTTGCCCGTCGGCTTGCCATCGTCCAGGGCGCGGCGCGCCTCGGTCAATAGCTGGGCGGTGCGCACGGCGTAGGGAAGCAGCGTTTCGCCCGCACGGGTGAGCGAAACACCGCGCGCGTGCCGGAAGAACAACGGCTTTCCAAGGTTGTCCTCCAGCGCGAGGATGCGCGCGGTGACGTTCGATTGAACGGTCCCCAGCTCGCGCGCGGCCTTTCCGATGCCGCCATGGCGGGCAACGGCCTCGAAGACGTGCAGATCCGCGGAGTTCATGGGGTCATCATTCTGAACGATGACCTGCATCGAAACAAATCGTTTTTCACGATGACATGCGAACCCCACATTCCTTCGCGTGAATGACCGCGCTCCCTTCGTACGTCTCTGGTTGGCCACGTTCTTCGGATACGTGGCGCTCGGGGTCACCTTGCAGAGTCTCCCCGACTACCTGGTGAATCGCTTTGGCGCGGGGCCGCTGGGCGTGGGCACCGTCATCGGCGTCGCCTCCGTGGCCGCCGCGGTGACACGGCCTCTGGTGGGACGCGCGTCGGATCGCGGCCTCGCACGGCGCGTCGTGCTCATGGGCGGCGCCCTCGGGGTCATCGGCGGGCTCGGCCATCTGCTGGCCCCGAACCTGGGGGCACTCTTTCTGGCGCGATTGTGCCTCGGTGCAGGCGAAGGCAGCGTGTTCACCGGCTCCGTCGCGTGGATCCTGCAATTTGCGCCCGCGGACCGCCGAGGGCGCGTGGCCGGCTGGTACGGGCTCTCGATGTGGGCCGGCCTGGCGGTGGGCCCATTCGCCGCGCTGGTGTTGCACCGCGCCGGCGGATCGCCCGCGGTGTGGGGCGCCGTCACCGCCCTGCCCGTGCTCACGTTGGCGCTGGTGGCCACCACGACGGCGGCGCCGGGGCGCACGAGCGACCCTCGCGCAGGATGGCTCTTTCCACTCGGCGCGCGGGCGCCGGCCTTCGCCTTCGGCCTCGCGAGCTGCGGCTACGGGGCCATTGCGGCGCTGGTTCTCTTGCGCCTCGCCGACGCGGGGCTCGGCGGACAAGAGATTGCGCTGGCGCTGTTTGCCTTTTGCTTTCTCCTTTCACGCGCGCTGGGGAGCCCGCTGGTGGATCGCTTTGGCGGCCATCGCGTCGCCGTGGCCTTTGCCGCCCTGGAGGCGGTGGGCCTCGCGCTCGTGGGCGTCGGCCACACCTCCACGGTGGTGCTCACGGGTGTCGCGGCGGTGGCGGCGGGTGTGTCGTTGCTCTATCCATCGACCGTCGAGATCGTGGTGAATCGCACCCCGGCGGAGCAACACGGCGCCGCCCTCGGTGCGCTCACCGCATGCTGGGATCTCGGTGTCCTCGGGGGCAGCGTTGCGGGCGGATGGCTAGTGACCCTCGTCGGCTACCCAGGAGCCTTCGCCGCCACCAGCGGCCTCGCAGGCGCGGGCGCGATGCTCTTCGCCGTCTTGGGAGGACTTGGTGGACGATTGCGCACTACGTACACCGGATGAGTGTGACATTCTCCGGATCGATCACCGTCGAGGGATTCAAACCGAAGACTTCGATGAAGGCATGATCGAGGTGCGCGAGATCGTGAAAGCCGACTTCATGGGCAATCTCCGTGAGACGCCGCCCCTGCGACCAGAGCGAGCACGCACGCCACACGGCGGCCCAGCGCGCATAGTGGCTGATCGTGTGACCCGTCACGTCTTTGAAGAGATGCCGAAACCGCGAGGGCGACAGCCCCAACCGACGCGCGAGCTCCGTCACCGTCACCTCGTCGAAGGGCAGCTCGTCGATCAAGCGCAGGGCCTGCTCGATGCGCGGATCGTGATGCGGCTCCGGCGGCGTCTCGTCGACCAACCGCACCGCGGCATCGAACAAGCGATCCGCCTCCGCAGCCGGCAGCTTCCCGGGAAACGCCTCGCTCAACGCGGGGAGCAAGGGCGCGAAGCGCTCGAATTCCAGAACACGCACCGGCTCGGTCGTCACGACCGAATGCATC encodes:
- a CDS encoding LysR substrate-binding domain-containing protein; this encodes MNSADLHVFEAVARHGGIGKAARELGTVQSNVTARILALEDNLGKPLFFRHARGVSLTRAGETLLPYAVRTAQLLTEARRALDDGKPTGNLVIGTLETTAAVRMSPVLIRYRKRYPEVDLTLHTGSSAGLVEDVLAYKLEGAFVVGPRHHPDLTEETIFEEELVLVSAPSRTDLRAALRCEGVVVFRAGCSYRQNLDHYLADRGIVMPRRLEFGTLDGILGCVAADLGITLMPRSVVETSGSHRVKAHTIPKRYAVAHTVFVRRRDAFASRALVEFVRTAGER
- a CDS encoding MFS transporter, which translates into the protein MNDRAPFVRLWLATFFGYVALGVTLQSLPDYLVNRFGAGPLGVGTVIGVASVAAAVTRPLVGRASDRGLARRVVLMGGALGVIGGLGHLLAPNLGALFLARLCLGAGEGSVFTGSVAWILQFAPADRRGRVAGWYGLSMWAGLAVGPFAALVLHRAGGSPAVWGAVTALPVLTLALVATTTAAPGRTSDPRAGWLFPLGARAPAFAFGLASCGYGAIAALVLLRLADAGLGGQEIALALFAFCFLLSRALGSPLVDRFGGHRVAVAFAALEAVGLALVGVGHTSTVVLTGVAAVAAGVSLLYPSTVEIVVNRTPAEQHGAALGALTACWDLGVLGGSVAGGWLVTLVGYPGAFAATSGLAGAGAMLFAVLGGLGGRLRTTYTG
- a CDS encoding AraC family transcriptional regulator, yielding MSTPLRCTVYYGLRRFLLLAPTFILAPATPYRRLTPTLLLSCKGPFQLEVNDDAPRFVRAALIAPKVLRRRVIALDSDMVIFDLPMHSVVTTEPVRVLEFERFAPLLPALSEAFPGKLPAAEADRLFDAAVRLVDETPPEPHHDPRIEQALRLIDELPFDEVTVTELARRLGLSPSRFRHLFKDVTGHTISHYARWAAVWRACSLWSQGRRLTEIAHEVGFHDLAHLDHAFIEVFGLNPSTVIDPENVTLIRCT